The DNA segment TAAACTCTTCTAAATGTGAATAGCCCGACTAACAGAAGTCGAACCTGTGACTTGTCGTTTACCAATCAGCAAGTTTGCCCATACTATTCCTTGGCAACTCACTGCCAATAGATATCTTCTTTGGCAACTCAGCAACACTGCAGCGTTCACGGCACCAAGCATGCAGATCTTTCTTTAGTTGCTTCCAGTCTCTGCACTCTGCATTGGGCACAATATACGCTTTAAGTCTGTTTCCTTCTTCAGGGCGCATCAAACGAACAGCACATTCAACTATATCAGAATGCTCCAGAATCACTTGTCGAACCCGATCTGGATACACATTACGTCCTGCCACTTGAACTGCATTATCTTTACGACGAAAAGGCATAAAAGAACGTGGGGAATCCCAACGCACATTGTCAGGAAACGGCAAAGCACAGATTATATTTCCCACCCCGTCAGTACGTTGCAGTAAATCATTTTCCATCCCCCAGTAAGGAAAAAGTTCATATGGAGTATCCGGTAGCGTTCTATATCCAACGCCACCTGTTTCGGACGATCCATACACTTCCACAATTCTTGAAAAGCCGTCAGCTCTAAGCTTCAGAATAACCTCAGCTGGACATGGACCTGTTGAGGTTATCCCGACTACATCCCTGCCGCATGATAAATGTAAATCTGACTGACCCTTCCAAAACATTGGAAAAGCAATCACAACATCACCGTCCTGCAATAAATTAATAAATGATTGCCCTGGGTATGGTGGAACAATAAGGCGATCAACCTTTAAGATGGTTGGGAGAAGCACCGTAAAAAGGAATCCATAAATATGGTGCTGTGGAACGACGCATACAATTCTGGAACAATCCTTAACAAGAGTTGCTAAAAATCGGGCCTCTTGCTCCAGTAACTTCAAAGACTGCTCACAAACAACCGGAACTCCTGTTGAGCCGGAAGTGCGGAAAAAAAGTACTGCTGGACCATTCTCCCACTGTGCATAAACATTACGACACACAGTGCGTACCGGCTGAGATAAAACATCGTTCCAGTCATCAGCTTTGGCACCAAGCATCTCACATAGCTGTTTATAGACATCTAGCTTATCGTCTACAGTCAGTGCAGGAAACGCCTCTTCTAAGGAGCTGGCAACGTCTACATTATCTCCTTGCAGCAACCCGCCGCCCTTTTCCAACAAACGCGAGCGCAACATGCTGATCAACAACAGTTCAACATCAAAAGACGTAAAAATACTCATGCACAAGAACCATTAATAGAAATTACTGACTCAAGACCTGATGCATCATTACAACGCACAGCTACATCCTGCTTCAAGGCAATCGCTCTTGCGACTTCCAAAGCTTGCCCTGCCGGAAAAGCAGATTTAATTGGGTCTGGCGCAGTTCCACGCTGAATCAGCACTTCTTTTAGCTTTCCACGCTTTCCCACTTTATCTCGCGTTAACAACATAAACATCGAGCCTTCAGCTGGGGAACTATGCGGAAAAGAATTTTCAATGGCTTCACCATCTACAGCCGCAATAGCGTCGCACAACGTAGAGTCATATTCGTCCACGGCACCTACGAGAACTGCATCAACACGCCCTTCATCTAACCAGCAACGTGCAGATACAAGAGCAGAAGCAAAAGACGTTTCAAATTGATTTATACTCAGACAAGGGCCAGCAATACCAAGCTTCAAAGAAATGATGGATGCAGCAATATTATGCACAGAGGTAGAAAAAGCGAGCGGGGAGGCAAGCTTGGCACCAAAGTCGTGAATAGAATCCAAAAAATCAAATGTCGTACGTGCTGGCCCATAACCAGTAGCAACTATTACACCTAATCTTCCAGAGTCAAACGACTCAACCGACATACCAGCATCCCTAAGAGCCAAGTTAGCACCAAGCAAGGCTAAACGACTATACTGAGAAGTTCTTCGTAGCTCCCGTTTAGTATGAAACTGCTCCAACATCTGAACATCGGCTGTTTTTGCCAAATCTAACTCTTTCTCAGCAAGGACATCAAAAGAACTCCCTTCCGGAGTCACTATACCCATCCCCATAATGGCACATGACATATTACAACTCCTTCGAAAAGATCAGCACAGAGTTATTCCCACCAAATGCTAATGATTCAGAAAGGCCATAACGAGCAACGATGGAAGTCTCACTACTTACCGGGCACACAGCAAAACCATCTTCCGGTTCATCAAAGCCAACGCTTGCAGGCAACTTCTGATCAAGCAACGCCTGAATAACAAATACAGCTTCAATCGCTCCGGCAGCACCAAGTGTATGGCCGGTAAATCCTTTTGTGGCTGACACAAGCGTATCAGGGAACATGTCGGTCAATACGCGAGACTCTACCCTGTCATTATCTGGAGTTGCAGTGCCATGAACATTAATAAAATCCACATCGTCACGGGTAATTCCCGCCTGCTCCAGCGCACTTTCAATGGCACGCTTCACCCCATCCCCCTCGGGTGCGGGAGCGGTCAAATGATATGCATCTGCAGAGGTTCCATACCCCGCGCATTCAGCCTGCAAAGCAATCCCACGCGCTTCAGCATCTTTCCGTTTTTCAAGCACCAGCATCGCAGCGCCTTCTCCAAGATTCAGCCCCTTGCGTCCAGCATCAAAAGGCTTACACGGTTCTGAATCGTATACCCCGAGACGAATGAATCCATTGTAAGAAACAAGACTGAGTTCATCCACGCCTCCGGCCAGAACAATATCGCAGACATCATTTTCTAACCACGACATGCCCAACCCAATAGCATCAGTACCAGATGAACAGGCATTCACAACTGTTTGGCAAGGCCCGGAAAGTCCCAAGTACTTCGAAACAGCGAGCGCTGGATTAGAATGCAACCATGAGGAAACCTGACTCACGGACTTCCACCCATGCTTCTTATGCGCAAAATAGTCATCGGCAAAATTAAGCG comes from the Halodesulfovibrio marinisediminis DSM 17456 genome and includes:
- a CDS encoding beta-ketoacyl-[acyl-carrier-protein] synthase family protein — encoded protein: MKCRTSVTGMGILCAAGQGVSAVMDTLYSGARLAAPPKRISCELDVVYPVFEVQNFSPAACSEDSLSVRMLMQVVQEALVQAQLTPQDLVNKRVGVCIGTTTGASLNFADDYFAHKKHGWKSVSQVSSWLHSNPALAVSKYLGLSGPCQTVVNACSSGTDAIGLGMSWLENDVCDIVLAGGVDELSLVSYNGFIRLGVYDSEPCKPFDAGRKGLNLGEGAAMLVLEKRKDAEARGIALQAECAGYGTSADAYHLTAPAPEGDGVKRAIESALEQAGITRDDVDFINVHGTATPDNDRVESRVLTDMFPDTLVSATKGFTGHTLGAAGAIEAVFVIQALLDQKLPASVGFDEPEDGFAVCPVSSETSIVARYGLSESLAFGGNNSVLIFSKEL
- a CDS encoding AMP-binding enzyme, with the translated sequence MSIFTSFDVELLLISMLRSRLLEKGGGLLQGDNVDVASSLEEAFPALTVDDKLDVYKQLCEMLGAKADDWNDVLSQPVRTVCRNVYAQWENGPAVLFFRTSGSTGVPVVCEQSLKLLEQEARFLATLVKDCSRIVCVVPQHHIYGFLFTVLLPTILKVDRLIVPPYPGQSFINLLQDGDVVIAFPMFWKGQSDLHLSCGRDVVGITSTGPCPAEVILKLRADGFSRIVEVYGSSETGGVGYRTLPDTPYELFPYWGMENDLLQRTDGVGNIICALPFPDNVRWDSPRSFMPFRRKDNAVQVAGRNVYPDRVRQVILEHSDIVECAVRLMRPEEGNRLKAYIVPNAECRDWKQLKKDLHAWCRERCSVAELPKKISIGSELPRNSMGKLADW
- a CDS encoding beta-ketoacyl synthase N-terminal-like domain-containing protein, which translates into the protein MSCAIMGMGIVTPEGSSFDVLAEKELDLAKTADVQMLEQFHTKRELRRTSQYSRLALLGANLALRDAGMSVESFDSGRLGVIVATGYGPARTTFDFLDSIHDFGAKLASPLAFSTSVHNIAASIISLKLGIAGPCLSINQFETSFASALVSARCWLDEGRVDAVLVGAVDEYDSTLCDAIAAVDGEAIENSFPHSSPAEGSMFMLLTRDKVGKRGKLKEVLIQRGTAPDPIKSAFPAGQALEVARAIALKQDVAVRCNDASGLESVISINGSCA